DNA from Mucilaginibacter mallensis:
CCTCTAAAATTTAGGTGTAAAAAATTGAAGTACAAGGAATATAAGCAGTTAAATTTATCGGATACCGGCAAGGAAGTACTGGAGTTCTGGAAGAAGCATAATATTTTCGAAAAAAGTATCAGCAGTCGCCCGGCAAACAACCCATACACATTTTATGAAGGTCCGCCGAGCGCCAATGGTATGCCCGGCATCCACCACGTAATGGCCCGTGCCATTAAGGATATATTTTGCAGGTACAAAACCCTGAAAGGTTACCAGGTAAAACGCAAAGGCGGTTGGGATACCCATGGCCTGCCTATTGAGCTGGCTGTTGAAAAAGCATTAGGCATTACTAAGGACGATATCGGTAAAAAGATCTCCATCGAAGATTATAACGCTGCCTGCCGCAAGGAAGTAATGCGCTATACCGACGTGTGGAACGACCTGACCGAAAAGATGGGTTACTGGGTTGATCTTGAAGATCCATACATCACCTACAAAAACGAATACATTGAGAGCCTTTGGTGGATATTGAAAAAGTTCTACGAAAAAGGATATTTATATAAGGGCTATACCGTACAGCCTTACTCGCCAAAATCAGGTACCGGCTTAAGCTCGCATGAGCTGAACCAGCCCGGTACTTACAAAATGGTGAAGGATACGACCATTGTGGCGCAGTTCCATTTAAAGAAAGACCAGCAGCACCCGCTGATGCCGGTTTTATTTGATGGCAACGAGGATACTGTAATTTTAGCATGGACAACCACCCCGTGGACACTCCCATCAAATTGCGCGCTGGCTGTTGGCGAAAACATCAACTATGTTAAAATAAAAACCTTTAACCCTTATACCTTCGATGCGGTGAGCGTTGTATTGGCTAAGGATCTGGTAAGTAAATATTTTAAGGCCGAAGGAGAAAACGCTTCATTTGCCGATTATAAAGGCGGCGATAAAGTTATCCCTTGGCAATTAGTGGCATCGTTTACAGGTAAGGACCTGGTTGATCTGCGTTATCACCAATTAATGCCTTACGTAACCAATGCCGACCTGGAGCAAAATGCCTTCCGTGTTATCCCGGCTGATTTTGTGACTACCGAGGATGGTACAGGCATTGTACACACCGCATCAGTTTTTGGCGCAGATGACTTTAGGGCCTGTAAGGAAAATGGCGTGCCGTCAGTAATGATCATTGATGAAAATGGCAAGGAAGTGCCTTTGGTTGATAAACAAGGTAAGTTTGTTACCGAGGTGACGGATTATGCTGGCCGTTACGTTAAAGAAGAATATTACACCGATGCTGAACGTGCTGAACCTGGTTTTAAACCTACGGATGTACTCATCTCCATCAAACTAAAAACAGAGAACAAAGCGTTCGACGTAAAAAAATACGAGCACAGCTACCCGCACTCCTGGCGCTCTGATGAACCAATTTTGTACTATCCGCTGGATAGCTGGTTCATCCGCACTACTGCCGTTAAGGATAAAATGGTGGAGCTGAATAAAACCATTAACTGGAAACCAGAATCAACCGGAACAGGTCGCTTTGGCAACTGGCTGGAAAATCTGGTCGACTGGAACCTTTCCCGTTCACGTTACTGGGGTACCCCGCTACCTATCTGGCGCGAGGTTGATGGCAACGAGGAAAAATGTATAGGTTCTATCGCGGAGCTTGAAAAAGAAATCAAGATCTCGATGGTCGCGGGTTTAATGCCTGAAAGCTTTGAGCTGATAGATATGCACCGCCCTTATGTTGATGATGTGATATTAACCTCATCAAACGGTAAGCCGATGCTGCGTGAGCCCGACCTGATTGATGTTTGGTTTGATAGTGGTGCTATGCCTTACGCGCAATGGCATTTTCCTTTTGAAAACAAGGAAGAATTTAAAAACGCCTATCCGGCTGATTTCATAGCCGAAGGTGTCGACCAAACCCGCGGCTGGTTCTTTACCCTGCATGCCATAGCTGTATTATTGAGCGAAGCAAGCGACGAGGTAAAAGAAATTAATGCTGAGGTTGGCAATAAAGGTATCGCGTTTAAAAACGTGGTATCAAATGGTTTGGTGCTGGATAAGAATGGCAACAAAATGTCTAAACGTTTAGGCAATGGCGTTGATCCGTTCGAGATCATCCAGCAATATGGCGCTGATGCTGCCCGCTGGTACATGATCAGCAACGCATCGCCATGGGATAACCTTAAATTTAATATTGATGGCATTGACGAGGTGCGCCGTAAATTCTTCGGTACGTTGTACAATACCTATAACTTCTTCGCGCTGTATGCCAATATTGATAAGTTCCATTACAGCGAAGCAGAAATTGCTATAAAGGACCGTCCGGAAATTGACCAATGGATCATTTCTCTGCTGAATACTTTAAGTAAGGAAGTTGATGCTTTTTATGCTGATTTTGAGCCTACCAAAGCCACCCGCGCCATACAGGATTTTGTTGATGCGCACCTAAGCAACTGGTACGTGCGTTTAAGTCGCCGCCGTTTCTGGAAATCAGATAACTCGGCGGATAAGCTTTCGGCCTACCAAACGCTTTATACTTGTTTGGTTACTATAGCTAAGTTAATGTCGCCTGTGGCGCCGTTCTTTGCCGATAATCTGTATAACGACCTGAACAAGATCACCAAAAAGGAAAATTTTGAATCGGTTCATTTGGCTGATTTTCCGGTATACCATACCAGTTTGGTAAATAAAGCGCTGGAAGACCGCATGCAGATGGCTCAGGATATCTCTTCACTGGTATTATCACTGCGTAAAAAGGTAGGCATCAACGTTAGGCAACCATTAAGCAAGATCTTATTGCCAATATTGGATAAGCACTTTAAGCACCAGGTGGAGCAGGTAAAAGAATTAATACTTTCTGAAACAAATATCAAGGATATTGAGTACATTACCGATGCATCCGGGTTCATTAAAAAGAAAGTAAAACCAAACTTTAAAGCATTAGGTGCAAAGGTTGGTAAAGACATGAAAGCCGTAGCCGAAGCCATAACTAATTTCGACCAGGATGCGATAACAAAGTTGGAAACTGAGGGTAGTATCCTGATACAGGTCACAGGCCACACAATCCTCGCAACCGATGTTGAAATCATAGCGGAAGATGTTCCGGGCTGGCAAGTTGCAAATTTAGGAAAACTAACGGTGGCTTTAGATGTTACCCTTACCGACGAACTGAAACAGGAAGGTATATCGCGCGAGCTGATAAACCGAATACAGAATCTGCGGAAGGGAAAAGGATTTGAGGTAACTGACAGGATAAATGTTCGTATAACTGACCATCAGCTTATTAGCGATGCAGTGAAAAATAATTTAACCTATATTTGCGCCGAAATTTTGGCTGACAGCATAGTGCTGGATAGTCAATTGGAAGAAGGCGAAAAGACAGTTATTGATGAAATTGAAATTTTAATTGCTATTAGTAAATCATAATGAAAGAAGAAACAACAAAGACCAGATATTCAGAAAGTGATTTAAAGGAATTTAAAGACCTTTTGTTAGACAAATTGCGCATTGCCCGTGAGGAATTAAATGCGTTGGCAACATCATTAAGCTCGCCAAATGCAAATGGCACTGATGATACCGCCGGTACCTATAAAACGCTGGAGGATGGTTCTGCAACATTGGAAAAAGAACAGATAAACCAGCTTGCTGCCCGCCAAAAGAAATTTATTGAGCAATTAGAAGCTGCGCTTGTACGTATTGAGAATAAAACTTATGGCGTTTGCCGCGAAACCGGTAAACTGATACAAAAAGAGCGCTTACGTGCCGTGCCACACACTACACTGAGCATGGAGGCAAAACTGAAACAGAATTAATGAAACCAGCTTACCTAAAACCTTTTTTAACTGCTGTTTTTATTGTTCTTTTTGACCAGATCATCAAAACCTGGGTACGTACAAATATGTACCTGGGGCAGGATATCCACTTTTTAGGTAGTCATGGCATGTTGCATTATACCGAGAACAACGGTATGGCATTTGGTATGGAACTGGGTGGCGATCTGGGCAAACTTGTATTAACTGTATTCCGTATCGTAGCCGTTGTAGCCATTGGCTACGGTATGGTTTATTTAATAAAACATAAGTACAATCGTGGACTAATTATATGCGTATCGCTCATCTTTGCGGGGGCGCTGGGCAATATTGTCGATTCCACTTTTTATGGTATCATCTATCAAAACGCGCCTATATTTTATGGACGTGTAGTTGATATGTTTTACTTTCCGCTCATTTCAGGCAATTTCCCGCAATCCGTACCGGTATGGGGTGGGCAGGACTTTATCTTCTTCCGCCCAGTGTTTAACCTGGCCGATGCATCTATATCAGTAGGTGTGATATTGATATTGCTATACCAGAAACGCTATTTCAAACGCGAAATACCAGAGGTAAACAGCCCGAATAGTGAGATGATGGAAGAGTAATTTTGATTTCGGAATTGGGATGTTCGATTTCGGATTTATTGTTTCAAATTGTCATGCTGAGGTACGAAGCATCTATTATACGAGCGAAAACCATTGAATAGATTCTTCTATATCCAAAGGCGATGCGCTGGATATGATCGGCCTGGATGTGCAAACCGCTTTTATACAGGGTCGTAATATTAACCTGGATAACCTGCATAAGCAATTGTACCGCAAGTTTAGTGCTAAATATGGGTTGAAGGCGAATTTGTAATTGATTCCCGATTGTCATTGCTGTAAAGGTCAGATAATTCGGTAACAGAATTAGCTTTAAACAAATAAGCTAAGAAAGTTATGCGCAACATTAATAATGACCTCACATTAAAACGGAATTATCTGAATAAGTACCGTTTTCTGATCAGCGAATATGAGCAGGTTAAACGGGGTGAACATCTGAACTACAGGTTTGCCAAAGAGTTTTATGCGGCCCATGATACCGATCCAAGGAGTTTTTTACTGTATTATAACCGTTTTAAACAATCAGGTAATGAACAGGATCTGCTGCCTGCCAAACGAGGGCCAAAGTACAGTACACGACGCCCCGCTCCTGAAGATGAGCAGCAAGTACTTGACCTTCGGTTGAGGGGCTGCAATAAGTTCGAGATAGCCGACCAGTT
Protein-coding regions in this window:
- the ileS gene encoding isoleucine--tRNA ligase, which produces MKYKEYKQLNLSDTGKEVLEFWKKHNIFEKSISSRPANNPYTFYEGPPSANGMPGIHHVMARAIKDIFCRYKTLKGYQVKRKGGWDTHGLPIELAVEKALGITKDDIGKKISIEDYNAACRKEVMRYTDVWNDLTEKMGYWVDLEDPYITYKNEYIESLWWILKKFYEKGYLYKGYTVQPYSPKSGTGLSSHELNQPGTYKMVKDTTIVAQFHLKKDQQHPLMPVLFDGNEDTVILAWTTTPWTLPSNCALAVGENINYVKIKTFNPYTFDAVSVVLAKDLVSKYFKAEGENASFADYKGGDKVIPWQLVASFTGKDLVDLRYHQLMPYVTNADLEQNAFRVIPADFVTTEDGTGIVHTASVFGADDFRACKENGVPSVMIIDENGKEVPLVDKQGKFVTEVTDYAGRYVKEEYYTDAERAEPGFKPTDVLISIKLKTENKAFDVKKYEHSYPHSWRSDEPILYYPLDSWFIRTTAVKDKMVELNKTINWKPESTGTGRFGNWLENLVDWNLSRSRYWGTPLPIWREVDGNEEKCIGSIAELEKEIKISMVAGLMPESFELIDMHRPYVDDVILTSSNGKPMLREPDLIDVWFDSGAMPYAQWHFPFENKEEFKNAYPADFIAEGVDQTRGWFFTLHAIAVLLSEASDEVKEINAEVGNKGIAFKNVVSNGLVLDKNGNKMSKRLGNGVDPFEIIQQYGADAARWYMISNASPWDNLKFNIDGIDEVRRKFFGTLYNTYNFFALYANIDKFHYSEAEIAIKDRPEIDQWIISLLNTLSKEVDAFYADFEPTKATRAIQDFVDAHLSNWYVRLSRRRFWKSDNSADKLSAYQTLYTCLVTIAKLMSPVAPFFADNLYNDLNKITKKENFESVHLADFPVYHTSLVNKALEDRMQMAQDISSLVLSLRKKVGINVRQPLSKILLPILDKHFKHQVEQVKELILSETNIKDIEYITDASGFIKKKVKPNFKALGAKVGKDMKAVAEAITNFDQDAITKLETEGSILIQVTGHTILATDVEIIAEDVPGWQVANLGKLTVALDVTLTDELKQEGISRELINRIQNLRKGKGFEVTDRINVRITDHQLISDAVKNNLTYICAEILADSIVLDSQLEEGEKTVIDEIEILIAISKS
- a CDS encoding TraR/DksA family transcriptional regulator, which gives rise to MKEETTKTRYSESDLKEFKDLLLDKLRIAREELNALATSLSSPNANGTDDTAGTYKTLEDGSATLEKEQINQLAARQKKFIEQLEAALVRIENKTYGVCRETGKLIQKERLRAVPHTTLSMEAKLKQN
- a CDS encoding lipoprotein signal peptidase — translated: MKPAYLKPFLTAVFIVLFDQIIKTWVRTNMYLGQDIHFLGSHGMLHYTENNGMAFGMELGGDLGKLVLTVFRIVAVVAIGYGMVYLIKHKYNRGLIICVSLIFAGALGNIVDSTFYGIIYQNAPIFYGRVVDMFYFPLISGNFPQSVPVWGGQDFIFFRPVFNLADASISVGVILILLYQKRYFKREIPEVNSPNSEMMEE